A genome region from Deltaproteobacteria bacterium includes the following:
- a CDS encoding flagellar basal body P-ring protein FlgI, with translation MKRLFIIWGIFYIVYSFAQAARLKDIASIRGVRENQLVGYGIVIGLKGTGDGKNEFTSKSMVRMLDKLGVKLESQDLQSKNVAAVIVTATLPAFAKAGNPMDITVSSIGEASSLQGGTLLQTPLRAGNEQVYAVAQGTVVIGSDGSKEAHLTAGRIPNGAMIEKDMQSDFSSRKMFRLTLHNPDFTTAARTILTINRELGGQYASAKDAGTIDIVTPFSYENRGVELLATIESIQINPDSRAVVIINEKTGTVVIGDKVKISKVAVAHNGISLKIGDGKNKEKTTEEKIALIEGVSVGDLVQTLNKVGTTPKDLITLLQAIKAAGALHGELEVL, from the coding sequence ATGAAGAGACTATTTATCATTTGGGGAATTTTTTATATCGTATACAGTTTTGCTCAAGCCGCAAGACTTAAAGATATCGCGAGCATCCGAGGTGTCAGAGAAAATCAACTCGTTGGGTATGGAATTGTCATTGGATTAAAGGGAACCGGCGATGGCAAGAATGAGTTTACCTCGAAAAGTATGGTGCGAATGCTAGACAAACTAGGTGTCAAACTAGAATCGCAAGATTTGCAAAGTAAAAATGTTGCCGCTGTCATTGTGACGGCGACCTTACCTGCATTTGCAAAAGCTGGAAACCCTATGGATATCACGGTAAGCTCCATTGGTGAGGCTAGCTCGCTTCAAGGAGGGACCTTATTGCAAACTCCTTTGCGGGCAGGTAATGAGCAAGTCTATGCGGTGGCCCAAGGAACCGTTGTGATTGGAAGCGATGGAAGTAAAGAAGCTCATTTAACTGCAGGGAGAATTCCAAATGGGGCGATGATAGAAAAAGATATGCAAAGTGATTTTTCGTCCAGAAAAATGTTTAGACTAACTTTGCACAATCCAGACTTTACCACAGCAGCACGAACGATTCTGACGATTAATAGAGAGCTAGGGGGGCAATATGCATCGGCGAAAGATGCGGGGACCATTGATATAGTAACCCCTTTTTCATACGAGAACAGGGGCGTTGAACTATTGGCCACAATTGAATCCATTCAAATTAACCCAGATTCCAGAGCCGTCGTTATTATCAATGAAAAAACGGGAACAGTAGTTATTGGTGATAAAGTTAAAATTTCCAAAGTTGCGGTTGCCCATAACGGAATTTCCTTAAAGATTGGAGATGGAAAAAATAAAGAAAAGACAACGGAAGAAAAAATTGCCCTTATTGAAGGTGTGAGTGTAGGCGATTTGGTGCAAACTTTAAACAAAGTGGGAACAACACCTAAAGACCTGATAACCTTGCTTCAGGCAATTAAAGCCGCAGGAGCACTTCATGGAGAACTGGAAGTGCTTTAG
- a CDS encoding ferredoxin: protein MADLSQKWKDNIHGKMFVDQSCIACDACVLSAPNNFAMHDEDGHAFVKKQPGTPDEVAACDEAMKGCPVEAIGDFGDKSDS from the coding sequence ATGGCAGATTTATCACAAAAATGGAAGGACAACATTCATGGAAAAATGTTTGTTGATCAATCATGCATTGCCTGTGATGCCTGTGTTTTGTCCGCACCCAACAACTTTGCAATGCATGACGAAGATGGGCATGCTTTTGTCAAAAAACAACCAGGGACACCAGATGAAGTTGCAGCCTGCGACGAAGCCATGAAGGGTTGCCCTGTCGAAGCGATTGGTGACTTTGGTGATAAATCTGATTCCTAA
- the flgG gene encoding flagellar basal-body rod protein FlgG, whose amino-acid sequence MIKSLNTAATGMAAQQSNMDVIANNIANVSTNGFKKSRAEFEDLVYQTTKEPGSSTGANSFSPNGVQTGLGVRTAAVQKNFETGQAVLTKNALDIQIEGSGFFQVLTPDGQLAYTRDGAFKKDPSGKIIDKNGNALQPEITIPPGVKGLEILPTGEVKVSLGGSDIPQSVGQIDIANFVNPAGLKALGKNLFIQTPGSGQPVTTRPGLNGTGYLEQGQLEASNVNIVDEMVNMITAQRAYETNSKMIQASDQMLQSVNNLK is encoded by the coding sequence ATGATCAAAAGTTTAAATACGGCAGCTACAGGAATGGCAGCACAACAATCTAATATGGATGTTATTGCCAATAATATTGCCAATGTCTCGACGAATGGATTTAAAAAATCTCGAGCAGAATTTGAAGATTTAGTCTATCAAACAACTAAAGAGCCAGGCTCTTCCACAGGTGCTAATTCCTTTTCTCCCAATGGAGTTCAGACAGGTCTAGGAGTAAGGACCGCTGCCGTTCAGAAAAATTTTGAAACAGGGCAAGCGGTGTTAACAAAAAATGCATTAGATATTCAAATTGAGGGAAGTGGTTTTTTTCAAGTGCTAACACCAGATGGACAGCTGGCTTACACCAGAGATGGGGCATTTAAAAAAGATCCAAGCGGAAAAATAATTGATAAGAATGGAAATGCACTACAACCAGAAATAACCATTCCTCCGGGAGTTAAAGGTTTGGAAATTTTGCCAACGGGGGAAGTCAAAGTGAGTCTAGGAGGAAGTGATATTCCACAGTCAGTTGGACAAATTGACATAGCAAATTTTGTAAATCCAGCAGGACTAAAAGCACTAGGAAAGAATTTATTTATACAAACCCCAGGGAGTGGCCAACCGGTAACCACCAGGCCAGGATTAAACGGAACAGGGTATTTAGAGCAAGGACAACTTGAAGCGAGTAATGTAAATATAGTTGATGAAATGGTGAATATGATCACCGCACAGCGGGCTTACGAAACAAATTCAAAGATGATTCAAGCCAGCGATCAAATGCTACAATCTGTAAATAATTTGAAATAG
- a CDS encoding flagellar basal body-associated FliL family protein, whose translation MAEEKASAAAESSSHVQSGGNKNNIIYLVLILINMVFLVGVGWMIYQGKKKENAEPKIEHVIKGEHETREAENKSEKQFVGKVIPLETFIVNLAGSKGRKVAKVMMELELKDNKDKNVADEIDKRKAQVRDIIIIILSAKKYEEISTKEGIENLKNEIKDTINSFLTNGKISKVFFTEFIYN comes from the coding sequence TTGGCAGAAGAAAAAGCATCAGCAGCGGCAGAGTCTTCATCACATGTTCAGTCTGGTGGAAATAAAAATAATATTATTTATTTAGTATTAATATTGATCAATATGGTTTTCTTAGTTGGTGTCGGTTGGATGATTTATCAAGGAAAAAAAAAGGAAAATGCCGAGCCAAAAATTGAACATGTAATTAAAGGTGAGCATGAAACCCGGGAAGCCGAAAACAAAAGTGAAAAACAATTTGTTGGTAAGGTGATCCCTCTAGAAACTTTTATCGTCAATTTAGCAGGTTCAAAGGGGCGTAAGGTTGCTAAGGTGATGATGGAATTAGAGCTCAAGGATAATAAAGATAAAAATGTCGCTGATGAAATTGACAAAAGAAAAGCGCAAGTCAGAGATATCATTATCATCATTTTATCGGCTAAAAAATATGAAGAAATATCAACAAAAGAAGGCATAGAAAACTTAAAAAATGAAATTAAAGATACGATTAATTCATTTTTAACAAATGGCAAGATATCAAAAGTCTTTTTTACTGAATTTATTTACAACTAA
- a CDS encoding citrate synthase (catalyzes the formation of citrate from acetyl-CoA and oxaloacetate), with protein sequence MSAEVQVYEGAIDKGLEGIVACTTAVSSIIENTLNFRGYAIEELIENSNFEEVIYLLWNNKLPNKIEFSKFKSELNHEIKLEPSYIEVLKKIPTKVHPMAWLRTAVSLLAHWDVEANEISEDANLHKALKLTAKMSALVCAYEAIRNGKEPLQPLADKTIAWNFMYMLKDGKEPDAELVKIFDTCLVLHADHELNCSAFATRVTASSLSDLHSAVVSALGALKGPLHGGANEQVILMLKKIGNLEKAQQFVKDALQAKEKVMGIGHRVYKNGDPRAALLRKFSEKLTKKIGEPIWYEMSSLIDDTMYKEKGLMPNVDFYSATVYYSMKIPTDLFTPVFAVSRVAGWCAHAFEQYAHNRIYRPRGKWVGNENLKWQPLEKR encoded by the coding sequence ATGTCTGCAGAAGTTCAAGTTTATGAAGGTGCAATTGATAAAGGTTTAGAGGGAATCGTTGCCTGCACAACTGCAGTTTCTTCGATTATTGAAAATACTTTAAATTTTCGTGGTTATGCTATCGAAGAGTTAATTGAAAATTCCAATTTCGAAGAGGTTATCTATCTACTTTGGAATAATAAACTACCAAATAAAATCGAATTTTCAAAGTTTAAGTCCGAGCTTAATCATGAAATCAAGTTAGAGCCTTCTTATATTGAAGTTTTAAAAAAGATTCCAACCAAAGTCCATCCAATGGCTTGGCTACGAACGGCTGTCTCTTTGCTAGCTCATTGGGATGTAGAAGCAAATGAAATTTCTGAAGATGCCAACTTACATAAAGCCTTGAAGCTAACTGCAAAAATGAGCGCTCTTGTTTGTGCTTACGAGGCGATCCGAAATGGAAAAGAACCGTTACAGCCTTTGGCGGATAAAACAATTGCTTGGAATTTTATGTACATGCTTAAGGACGGAAAAGAACCTGATGCTGAGTTAGTAAAAATATTTGATACGTGCTTGGTGCTTCATGCAGATCATGAGCTTAATTGCTCTGCTTTTGCGACCAGAGTCACGGCCTCGTCCCTATCTGATTTGCATTCAGCTGTCGTTTCAGCTTTGGGAGCTCTCAAAGGGCCGTTGCATGGTGGTGCTAACGAACAAGTTATATTGATGTTGAAAAAAATAGGAAATCTTGAGAAGGCCCAGCAGTTTGTGAAAGATGCTCTTCAAGCCAAAGAAAAAGTGATGGGAATAGGTCATCGAGTATATAAAAACGGAGACCCAAGAGCCGCGCTGTTAAGAAAGTTTTCTGAAAAGTTAACAAAAAAAATTGGAGAACCTATTTGGTACGAGATGTCTTCTTTAATTGACGATACCATGTACAAAGAAAAGGGATTAATGCCTAACGTTGATTTTTATTCGGCAACTGTTTATTACTCGATGAAAATTCCAACTGATTTATTTACTCCTGTTTTCGCTGTTTCTCGAGTGGCCGGGTGGTGTGCCCATGCTTTTGAACAGTATGCTCATAATCGAATCTATAGACCGAGAGGTAAATGGGTTGGAAATGAAAACTTGAAATGGCAACCATTAGAAAAACGGTAG
- the flgF gene encoding flagellar basal-body rod protein FlgF, translating into MSIKGVYTALSGAMAQSLQMDTIANNIANVNTPGFKKDSQLFNEYLTANEKPPTVIQVPRIPASIESFYDLQGGDKSFVDSKGTFTDFSQGSLKHTGNKLDVAIDGNGFFEIATPQGVKLTRSGNFTLDGNGRLVTKEGFFVLKSGGEGETPESRSISLTGLGNVEVNDVGEIIQGTEVVAKLSLVDIVNKDALQKIGNSMFAFKPNQPPEIVEVKNPSVKSGFIETSNVNIVKEMTNMIQTQRVFESTQKAISAYDSMNDKLVNVVGKTTA; encoded by the coding sequence ATGAGTATCAAAGGTGTCTATACAGCCTTAAGTGGGGCGATGGCTCAAAGCTTACAGATGGATACGATTGCAAATAATATTGCGAATGTAAACACTCCGGGGTTTAAAAAAGACTCACAGTTGTTTAATGAGTATTTAACAGCAAATGAAAAACCACCAACAGTGATTCAAGTTCCAAGGATTCCTGCCAGCATTGAAAGTTTTTATGATCTTCAAGGAGGTGATAAAAGTTTTGTTGATTCCAAAGGAACATTTACTGACTTTTCGCAAGGCTCACTAAAGCACACTGGAAATAAATTAGATGTGGCTATTGATGGCAATGGTTTTTTTGAAATAGCAACGCCTCAGGGAGTTAAATTAACAAGATCGGGAAATTTCACCTTAGATGGAAACGGGAGACTGGTAACAAAAGAAGGTTTTTTTGTTCTTAAATCAGGTGGGGAAGGTGAGACTCCTGAGTCCAGATCCATTTCATTAACTGGGTTGGGAAATGTTGAAGTTAATGATGTTGGTGAGATTATCCAAGGAACTGAAGTGGTTGCAAAACTTTCACTTGTTGACATTGTAAATAAGGATGCTTTGCAAAAAATAGGAAATTCAATGTTCGCCTTTAAACCAAATCAGCCGCCTGAGATAGTAGAGGTTAAGAATCCATCGGTCAAAAGTGGTTTTATCGAAACAAGCAATGTGAACATTGTTAAGGAAATGACGAACATGATTCAAACCCAGAGAGTATTTGAAAGCACGCAAAAAGCCATCAGTGCCTATGATTCAATGAATGATAAACTCGTCAATGTGGTAGGAAAAACAACAGCCTAA
- the nth gene encoding endonuclease III has protein sequence MVINLIPNPRQILAFLKKNYPDAHCELNHKNPYELLIATILSAQCTDERVNKVTPVLFKKFPTPQALAEGSLKEIEEIIRTTGFYKNKAKNIKVCCQMLVHHFDSEVPKSVSELTQLAGVGRKTANVVLGVAFNIPNGIVVDTHVSRISQRLGFSKHKTPEKIEADLLKIFPKKEWIRLSHYLIFHGRRRCKARSPNCKDCFLNSICPKKSFG, from the coding sequence TTGGTGATAAATCTGATTCCTAATCCACGACAAATTTTAGCATTTTTAAAAAAGAATTATCCTGATGCCCACTGTGAATTAAATCATAAAAATCCCTATGAGCTATTGATTGCAACAATTTTATCAGCACAGTGTACGGATGAACGAGTCAACAAGGTGACGCCCGTTTTATTTAAGAAATTCCCTACGCCTCAAGCTTTAGCAGAAGGATCTCTTAAGGAAATTGAAGAAATTATTAGGACTACTGGTTTTTATAAAAATAAAGCCAAAAATATTAAGGTTTGCTGCCAAATGTTGGTTCATCATTTTGATTCTGAAGTTCCTAAGAGTGTGTCAGAGCTCACTCAACTGGCTGGCGTTGGTAGAAAGACCGCTAATGTGGTGCTGGGTGTGGCTTTCAATATTCCTAACGGCATTGTTGTTGATACCCACGTGAGCCGTATCAGCCAACGACTTGGATTTTCTAAACATAAAACCCCAGAAAAGATTGAAGCTGACTTGTTAAAAATTTTTCCTAAGAAAGAATGGATTAGGCTTTCTCATTATTTAATCTTTCATGGGCGACGAAGGTGCAAAGCCAGATCTCCTAACTGTAAAGACTGTTTTCTTAACTCCATCTGCCCGAAAAAGAGCTTTGGGTAA
- the flgA gene encoding flagellar basal body P-ring formation protein FlgA, which translates to MFILFSLLLSMSALAKMEVYLPAVTEVTQKSSYSLFDILVVKKGTLEELESLKKIKLENLSKEEILRVVKNNKESILLVINEENEIKQSKSLSKEEAIRKVTNYLTVQCQECIYEVQISQIPSNARFEFIISESLFRNQKGSFLIPLKSDTSTTLGWFSGTWKAFKKVIVLNKWVSQNSRLVSQDMKEELKEVTYITDRLANKDELMGRQVKKNLNENTILTRELLIVEKDIKKGDVVKLIVGEGPIEVQLMGSAENDGQIGDYIKVKTPLKNLSGKIIDKGQVKIE; encoded by the coding sequence TTGTTTATTTTATTTTCTTTATTATTATCAATGAGTGCTTTAGCGAAAATGGAAGTTTATTTACCTGCGGTCACAGAGGTCACGCAAAAAAGTTCCTATTCACTATTCGATATACTCGTTGTGAAAAAAGGAACGCTTGAGGAGCTTGAAAGTTTAAAAAAAATAAAGCTGGAAAATTTATCTAAAGAAGAAATTTTGAGGGTTGTCAAAAATAACAAAGAAAGTATTCTATTAGTCATTAATGAGGAAAATGAAATTAAACAAAGTAAATCGCTATCTAAAGAAGAAGCTATAAGAAAAGTCACAAATTATTTAACAGTTCAATGTCAAGAATGTATCTATGAAGTACAAATTAGTCAGATCCCTAGTAATGCAAGATTTGAGTTTATCATATCGGAATCTTTGTTTCGAAATCAAAAAGGAAGTTTCTTAATACCATTAAAATCTGACACCTCAACGACCTTAGGTTGGTTTTCAGGAACTTGGAAAGCCTTCAAGAAAGTTATCGTTTTAAATAAGTGGGTTTCACAGAATTCAAGACTCGTTTCTCAAGACATGAAAGAAGAATTAAAAGAGGTCACCTATATTACGGATAGGCTGGCGAACAAAGATGAATTGATGGGTCGACAAGTTAAAAAAAATCTAAATGAAAACACAATTCTCACCAGGGAATTACTGATTGTTGAAAAAGACATTAAGAAAGGGGATGTCGTTAAACTCATTGTGGGTGAGGGCCCCATCGAAGTTCAGTTGATGGGTTCTGCCGAAAACGATGGTCAAATTGGTGATTATATCAAAGTGAAAACTCCCTTAAAAAATTTGTCTGGTAAAATAATTGATAAAGGACAGGTAAAAATAGAATGA
- a CDS encoding rod-binding protein, with translation MISKLTSQPIGIISDSPQKVLTNDSVDRNQKIKNQFKEVSDLYEKQFLREMMKSMRTTVTDGGLIKKNQAEKIFSEQLDNEYVEKWGAKGGIGLSELIYNNMMERFGEKLGLKEPVNKPTGPLNLKENDTYHIKNSSGSNASQYFLKEIKTMDSKPVGVQQPWSGYIAKKLQLAPDEYFLEINHTNGLTSQMHFKGNLLKLYENELIEQGQELGYLSPDANSFSVKIISGLKKMTLEKNNF, from the coding sequence ATGATTTCAAAATTAACAAGTCAGCCGATAGGGATTATTTCAGATTCCCCACAAAAAGTGTTAACTAATGACAGTGTTGATAGAAACCAAAAAATTAAAAATCAATTTAAAGAAGTATCGGATCTCTATGAAAAGCAATTTTTAAGAGAAATGATGAAATCCATGAGAACAACGGTTACGGATGGAGGATTGATTAAAAAAAATCAAGCTGAGAAAATATTTAGTGAACAGCTTGATAATGAATATGTAGAAAAGTGGGGAGCTAAAGGGGGCATAGGTCTCTCGGAGCTGATCTATAACAATATGATGGAACGTTTTGGAGAAAAGTTAGGTTTAAAAGAACCTGTAAATAAACCAACGGGTCCGTTAAATTTAAAAGAAAATGATACCTACCATATTAAAAATTCTTCAGGCTCAAATGCTAGTCAGTATTTTCTGAAAGAGATCAAAACAATGGACTCCAAACCCGTAGGTGTTCAACAACCTTGGAGCGGGTATATTGCCAAAAAATTACAGCTAGCTCCTGATGAGTACTTTTTAGAAATAAATCATACCAATGGTTTAACCAGTCAAATGCACTTCAAAGGAAACTTATTGAAATTATATGAGAATGAACTCATAGAGCAAGGTCAAGAACTGGGATACCTGAGCCCAGACGCAAACTCTTTCTCTGTCAAAATTATATCTGGACTCAAAAAAATGACTCTCGAAAAAAATAATTTTTAA
- a CDS encoding flagellar basal body L-ring protein FlgH: MKKIIFVVFSLALTSCSYFMTKEKPPEIDPDSTLTKYNENPNYGVWGQRNYKKTTKTQLEDESELDSKAGSLWVMDGQQSYYFSQNKNRKEGDFLNVKLEGAALKQVETKVGVIKSLLLELEQQEKEEALQKLATDDKKATPEARAPAAAPVAEPKKAPVKEEKSELADMGPIQTRIVERLPDGNYRIKGQQPFMIGKREYKVIIVGLLRPEDYNDEGINSSKIIDPQYDVVSIRKKETTK; encoded by the coding sequence ATGAAAAAAATAATATTTGTCGTCTTTTCTTTAGCTTTAACTTCGTGTTCCTATTTTATGACAAAAGAAAAACCTCCAGAAATTGATCCTGACAGCACTCTGACTAAGTATAATGAAAATCCAAACTATGGAGTCTGGGGACAAAGAAATTATAAAAAAACAACAAAAACACAACTTGAAGACGAATCGGAGCTAGATAGTAAGGCGGGTTCTTTATGGGTCATGGATGGACAACAATCCTATTATTTTTCACAAAACAAAAATAGAAAAGAAGGCGACTTTTTGAATGTTAAACTAGAAGGTGCGGCTTTGAAGCAAGTTGAAACCAAAGTGGGAGTGATTAAAAGTTTGTTATTAGAATTGGAGCAACAAGAAAAAGAAGAGGCACTGCAAAAACTAGCAACAGATGATAAAAAAGCCACTCCGGAGGCACGGGCGCCAGCCGCAGCTCCCGTCGCAGAACCAAAAAAAGCGCCAGTTAAAGAAGAAAAAAGTGAGTTAGCTGATATGGGCCCCATACAAACGAGAATTGTTGAAAGACTTCCAGATGGGAATTATCGCATCAAAGGCCAACAACCATTTATGATTGGCAAGCGCGAATACAAAGTCATTATTGTCGGACTTTTAAGACCTGAAGATTATAATGATGAAGGAATTAATTCCTCGAAAATCATAGATCCTCAATATGACGTCGTATCCATTCGAAAAAAGGAAACAACAAAATGA
- a CDS encoding lytic transglycosylase domain-containing protein, whose translation MVSFFVFFFAICSWGAIPPQEAITDSVKLKSKLRQLTLSNNTSKSNALIFDIPVTYNKQVSKWVHYFQTKGSKWFREWLERSSRYLPFIQNELENANLPLDLAFMVMIESGFSSNAVSISDAVGPWQFIEGTAKRYGLKKSWWLDERKDVRKSTHAAIKYLKDLHTEFGSWYLVAASYNMGEGGLRRKIEKYKTTDYWTLIQKNALPEETQNYVPKILAAMLITKAPNLYGFRLLEKREPLKYDYVSVPGGTDLNTLAEILGVTKKSIKELNSELIIGYIPKQISTHTIRVPAGAGKIIAEFISQNKPSEWTN comes from the coding sequence ATGGTAAGTTTTTTTGTTTTCTTCTTTGCGATTTGCTCCTGGGGTGCTATTCCACCCCAGGAAGCCATTACTGACTCTGTAAAATTAAAATCTAAATTGCGACAATTAACTTTATCAAATAATACCTCTAAATCAAATGCTCTCATTTTTGATATTCCTGTAACTTACAATAAACAAGTTTCTAAGTGGGTTCATTATTTTCAAACAAAGGGTTCAAAATGGTTTAGGGAATGGCTTGAACGATCCTCAAGATATTTACCTTTTATTCAAAATGAATTGGAAAATGCAAATCTCCCTTTGGATTTGGCTTTTATGGTTATGATAGAATCTGGTTTTTCTTCTAATGCCGTTAGTATTTCCGATGCTGTCGGCCCTTGGCAATTCATTGAGGGAACTGCCAAACGTTATGGTTTAAAAAAATCTTGGTGGCTAGATGAACGAAAAGATGTAAGGAAAAGTACACATGCCGCGATAAAATACTTGAAAGACTTACATACCGAATTTGGTTCCTGGTACTTGGTAGCAGCAAGTTACAATATGGGAGAGGGCGGATTGCGACGAAAGATTGAAAAATACAAAACGACAGATTATTGGACTCTTATCCAAAAAAATGCTCTCCCTGAAGAAACACAAAATTACGTTCCTAAAATACTGGCGGCAATGCTTATTACGAAAGCGCCGAATCTCTATGGATTTCGATTGCTCGAGAAACGAGAACCCCTAAAATATGACTATGTGAGTGTTCCTGGAGGGACCGATTTAAACACTCTTGCAGAAATCTTAGGCGTCACAAAAAAATCAATAAAAGAATTAAATTCCGAATTAATCATCGGTTATATTCCGAAACAAATTTCCACTCACACCATCAGAGTCCCCGCTGGAGCCGGCAAAATTATCGCTGAATTTATTTCACAGAATAAACCTTCTGAATGGACCAATTAG
- a CDS encoding GNAT family N-acetyltransferase produces the protein MLEGPKNPNEREYIKVLDFLNQNLRTDCQWSIDKEYPTALNVNNRHNINVVMNENEIVSHAVLKPLIIKSPHIIYKVGAIGSVVTDERYRHQGWSQKIINKCNELAIEQQCDISILWTNLYDFYRKMGFELAGYEISYVFEKEMSFDKENYKYSSENNVSPEIIAKMYMQHSVASIRTIEEFRKFIQIPNTKIYTAWTKQGALAAYAVEGKGIDLQNYIHEWGGSVTALIHLLGFIREQKKQSFTMIVPKHSENLNRKLTELASYQNTGYLGMIKIINFNQLSQKIKKAFRSLGTSDIVLERHDGYFLFGCGQDLCTVVSEGELVQILFGPAKLDELDIFQKGTVDKLMKVLPLPLWIWGWDSI, from the coding sequence ATGTTAGAGGGACCAAAAAATCCTAATGAGCGTGAGTATATAAAAGTTTTGGACTTTTTAAATCAAAATTTACGGACGGACTGTCAATGGTCTATTGATAAAGAGTATCCTACGGCTTTAAATGTGAATAACCGACATAACATAAATGTGGTGATGAATGAAAATGAAATCGTTTCACATGCGGTATTAAAACCACTCATAATTAAATCACCACATATAATTTACAAGGTGGGAGCCATCGGCTCGGTGGTAACTGATGAAAGGTATCGCCATCAAGGTTGGTCGCAAAAAATTATTAATAAATGCAATGAACTGGCTATAGAGCAACAGTGTGATATTTCTATCCTCTGGACAAACCTATATGATTTTTATCGAAAAATGGGATTTGAACTTGCTGGTTATGAAATATCCTATGTTTTTGAAAAAGAAATGTCTTTTGACAAAGAAAATTATAAATATTCTTCAGAAAATAATGTTTCCCCCGAAATCATAGCTAAAATGTACATGCAGCATTCTGTTGCAAGCATTAGGACCATTGAAGAATTTAGAAAATTTATTCAGATTCCAAATACAAAGATTTATACGGCTTGGACCAAACAAGGTGCCCTTGCTGCCTACGCGGTCGAAGGTAAGGGCATTGACCTTCAAAATTACATTCATGAGTGGGGTGGTTCAGTCACTGCCTTAATCCATCTTTTAGGTTTTATTCGTGAACAAAAGAAACAAAGCTTTACGATGATCGTTCCAAAACATTCAGAAAATTTGAACAGAAAGTTAACCGAGTTAGCAAGCTATCAGAATACCGGTTACCTGGGGATGATTAAAATAATTAATTTTAATCAGTTGTCACAGAAAATCAAAAAGGCTTTTAGGAGCCTTGGAACCAGTGACATTGTCTTGGAAAGACATGATGGGTATTTTCTTTTTGGGTGTGGTCAAGATCTTTGTACGGTTGTTTCGGAAGGAGAACTGGTACAGATTTTATTTGGTCCTGCAAAACTAGATGAACTCGATATTTTTCAGAAGGGGACTGTAGATAAATTGATGAAGGTGCTTCCATTGCCCCTATGGATTTGGGGCTGGGATTCGATATGA
- a CDS encoding HIT family protein, translating to MASVFTKIINGELPCYKIYEDDLTLSFLAMDQVREGHTLVIPKMEVDHWLDVPEEVYLKVQSNAQKMGRAIKEFTKSPRILTVAVGFEVPHYHLHLIPAWNMADLDFKKGKRLQPEEMERIKKGITSFLKK from the coding sequence ATGGCCAGTGTCTTTACAAAAATTATTAATGGTGAACTTCCTTGTTATAAAATCTATGAAGATGATTTAACTCTTTCTTTTTTAGCTATGGACCAGGTGCGAGAGGGTCATACCTTGGTTATTCCTAAAATGGAAGTGGACCATTGGTTGGATGTACCCGAAGAAGTCTATTTAAAAGTTCAATCCAATGCGCAAAAAATGGGTCGAGCCATTAAAGAGTTTACAAAGTCTCCACGGATTTTGACGGTGGCTGTAGGTTTTGAAGTTCCCCACTATCATTTGCATTTAATTCCAGCTTGGAATATGGCGGATTTAGATTTCAAAAAAGGGAAGAGACTGCAGCCAGAAGAAATGGAAAGAATCAAAAAAGGAATCACTTCCTTTTTGAAAAAATAA